Proteins encoded in a region of the Tripterygium wilfordii isolate XIE 37 chromosome 21, ASM1340144v1, whole genome shotgun sequence genome:
- the LOC119989697 gene encoding transcription factor ILR3-like isoform X5, with translation MKHLVIWMISRRLVSENVLFLRVRCSSSSSKACREKMRRDRLNDRFMELGLILDSGRPPKVDKSIILADAVRVVTQLQSEAVKLKESIESLREKINEQKAEKNELRDEKQRLKTEKENLELHVKALSSQPGFLPHSPAIPAPFPAPSQVICNKLVPFVGYPGIPIWQFMPPATVDTSQDHALRPPVA, from the exons TATTGTTTCTCAGAGTAAGGTGTAGTTCATCTAGTTCTAAAGCATGTAGAGAGAAAATGCGAAGGGATAGGCTGAACGATAG GTTCATGGAGTTGGGTTTGATCTTGGATTCGGGAAGGCCTCCAAAAGTGGACAAGTCTATCATACTGGCTGATGCTGTTCGAGTGGTAACTCAGTTACAGAGTGAAGCCGTGAAACTGAAGGAATCAATTGAGAGCTTGCGGGAGAAGATCAATGAACAAAAG GCTGAGAAGAATGAGCTTCGAGATGAGAAGCAGAGGTTAAAGACTGAGAAAGAGAACCTTGAGCTTCATGTAAAAGCCTTGAGCTCTCAGCCAGGGTTCTTACCTCATTCCCCCGCAATTCCTGCTCCATTTCCTGCCCCAAGCCAAGTTATTTGCAACAAGTTGGTGCCTTTTGTTGGCTATCCTGGAATTCCCATTTGGCAGTTCATGCCTCCTGCTACTGTTGATACCTCACAAGATCATGCTCTCCGTCCCCCTGTCGCTTGA
- the LOC119989696 gene encoding sulfite exporter TauE/SafE family protein 2-like produces MEDFSSNFFKWVVHYETQTQKMTLKMGAPMVMAGILCFIAASISSAGGIGGGGLFIPILMILAGLDLKTASSFSAFMVTGGSTANFICNLFIRSAKFGGKGLIDYDIALLSEPCMLLGVSAGVICNRVFPEWLITILFVVFLAWSTFKTCRNGILLWKFESEQVIRNGIEEVENYVVRDGDRSEVEVPLLGMKRSNTLGFPWMKVCILVMVWLAFFALYLLRGSRNGQACGGEYWILSSLQIPLAIVFTAWILWIMRRKESNQHQTPKQQDTEDLTSCEPPSRLIFPIMALMAGLLGGVFGIGGGMLISPFLLQVGIPPEVTAATCSFMVFFSSTMSAFQYLFLGMEHTDTALIFSVICFVASLIGLMVVQGAIQTYGRASLIVFSVGLVMALSTILISSFGALDVWHDYESGNYMGFKSAC; encoded by the exons ATGGAAGATTTTTCTAGCAATTTTTTCAAATGGGTGGTTCATTATGAAACACAAACCCAGAAAATGACGTTGAAAATGGGAGCCCCAATGGTGATGGCAGGGATTCTCTGCTTCATTGCTGCATCTATATCCAGTGCAGGAGGTATTGGTGGTGGAGGCTTGTTTATACCCATTTTAATGATTTTGGCAGGATTAGACCTCAAAACAGCAAGTAGTTTTTCAGCTTTTATGGTCACGGGAGGGTCTACTGCAAATTTCATCTGCAATTTGTTCATTAGAAGTGCCAAATTTGGTGGTAAGGGTTTGATAGATTACGATATTGCACTGTTATCAGAACCATGTATGTTGCTTGGAGTAAGTGCTGGAGTGATATGCAATCGTGTGTTTCCTGAGTGGCTTATTACTATTCTATTTGTTGTCTTCCTTGCTTGGTCTACATTCAAGACTTGTAGAAATGGGATTTTGCTATGGAAATTTGAATCAGAACAAGTGATTAGAAATGGGATTGAAGAAGTTGAAAACTATGTTGTAAGAGACGGGGATCGTTCAGAGGTTGAAGTGCCTCTTCTGGGTATGAAAAGAAGTAATACGTTGGGGTTTCCATGGATGAAAGTTTGTATCTTGGTTATGGTTTGGCTTGCCTTCTTTGCTCTCTATCTTCTTCGTGGAAGTCGCAATGGACAG GCTTGTGGAGGTGAATACTGGATTCTCTCGTCACTACAAATACCTCTTGCCATAGTTTTCACAGCATGGATTTTGTGGATTATGCGCAGAAAAGAGAGCAACCAACATCAAACACCAAAGCAGCAG GACACGGAAGACTTGACTAGCTGTGAACCGCCAAGCAGACTTATTTTCCCAATCATGGCACTAATGGCAGGGCTATTGGGTGGAGTTTTTGGCATTGGAGGTGGAATGCTTATCAGTCCATTTCTTCTGCAGGTCGGAATACCACCTGAG GTGACTGCAGCAACTTGCTCTTTCATGGTGTTCTTCTCATCGACAATGTCAGCGTTTCAATACTTATTCCTGGGAATGGAGCACACAGATACGGCTCTCATATTTTCCGTCATTTGCTTCGTTGCGTCGCTTATTGGTTTGATGGTAGTACAGGGAGCAATTCAAACATATGGAAGAGCCTCCCTTATTGTGTTCTCAGTTGGTTTAGTTATGGCATTAAGCACCATTTTGATTTCTAGCTTTGGAGCTCTTGATGTTTGGCATGACTATGAATCTGGAAATTACATGGGATTCAAATCAGCCTGCTGA